TCGGGCAGCAGCGTTGTCTGCGCTTCGGTTGCGGCCGCGCCTGCGCGGGCGTCGGGGACCAGGGTGGCGGCCAGGGCCAGGCGCTCGCGGATGCGGCGGCGCAGCTCCTGGGTGGCGGCTTCGGTAAAGGTCACCGCCAGGATCTGGCCGATGCGCAGCTGCCGCTCCACCACCAGCCGCGTAAACAACGTGGCCAGGGTGAAGGTCTTGCCGGTGCCGGCGCTGGCCTCGATCAGGCGCACGCCGTGTAGCGGCAGGTGCAGATATGGGTCGGTCACGGGGCTGTTGCTCATTCGGCGTCGTCCTGCGCGCCACGCCACTGGCGCCAGCTCTCGATCACGCGCGCGGGATCCAGCGGTGCCGGCGCGCTGCCGTCTTCGAGCAGCGCGAACAGCTGATGGCTGGTGCGGGCGAAGTCAACGAACTGCTGCGCATCACCGAACGGGTCGCGGCCACGGGTGACCAGGCGCAGCTCCGGGCTGTGCGATTCGCTCCAGCCGAAACTCGATTGCCACTGGCCGTGCGCGTCCTTGATGGCCTTGTCCAGTTCGTCGTTGCGGGCGGCCTGGTGGTATTTCCAGCTGCTGTACGGCGCGAACGCCAGCGGCGTCTGCAGGCCTTGCCGGTACAGCTGCAGCAATTCGCCCAGGGCCGCGCGTGCCTGCGTCTGCGACAGCGGCTCGGGGTCGATCGGATGCGGGCCCAGGCTGTCGTCGTGCTCGAAGAAACGCACGAACGGCACGCGCTCGCCGGCCGCGCGCAGCAGCAGCCATTCCAGGCCGTCGCGAATCGCGCTGCGGCCGCTGAGCGCGCCCACCTGCACACGCCCTACCCCGTTCGCATACCACCCGGGCACGCGGCCGTGGACGTTGGTACCGTCGATCTCCACCTGCAGCCGCTGCGACTGCGCCGGTGCCTCGCCACGCCACTGCCGAAATACGTCGGCATACGGGCGCAGCTGACGCAGGCGCTCATCGAGCTGGCGCCGCCCCAATGGGCCCGATGGCAGCAGTGCGCGCGCACGCAAGCGCTCGTACAGGCCGTCGGCATCGCCCGCCAAGGCGGCTTCGAACACCTGCTGCTGCAAGCCGTACTGCTCCAGCCCGCGGGTGGGCGCCAGCAGCGGCTCCAGGTCGCTGTCTTCGCCAGCCGGGTCCGGCAGCCGCATGCCCAGGCGATGGCGCAGGAACTGCCCGGCCGGGTCGGCGAACAGGCGGCGCAGGTCGTCGATCGAGACACTGGCCGGCAATACGCTGGCGTCGGCCGGCAACGCACCGGCCACCCACGGCGCCAGCGGCTGGCGTTGCCCGGCCAGGCTGTCTACCGCCGGCCGCCATTGCCGGCGGTAGCTGAAACGGCGCGGGTCGGCACCGTCTTCGCCCACCGCACCAAACGCGGCGGCAGCGAACGGCTGCAACGGGTGGCGCACCACCAGCGCATCGATCGCCTTTGGATCGGCGTGGTACTGCGCGGCGCTGCCCAGCAGCTCGCTCACCAGCACCGAGGGTTCGCGCACCGTGCCATCGCGCGCATCGGCACCGAGATAGCTGAGATAGAACACCTCCTGCGCGGAGGCGAACAACTGCAGGAACAAAAAGCGATCGTCTTCGCGGGTGGAGCGGTCGCCATGGCGGCGGCGCTCGGTGCCCAGTTCGGCGGTGAGGCGATTGAGCCCGGCAGCCGGGTCGCGGCGCGGGAAGTCGCCATCGTTCATGCCCAGCAGGCAGATGGCGCGGAACGGCAGCAGGCGCATCGGCACCATGCGGCCGAAGCTGATGCCGCCGGTGAGCAGCGGCGCGCGCGTGTCCGACTCGCCCAGCACCGCGGCAAAGTGCGCACGCACCACCTCGGCTGGCACGTTGCCGGCGTACTCGGCGCGCACCGCGTCGCGGGCGAACTGGTCGATCAAGGTACGTAGCCGCTCCAGCGCGCGCTGCGCCCGCGGCGCCGAGGGGGCGGCCGGGATCAGCGCCTCCAGCAGGCCGAGCAGGCATTCGCGCCACTGCACCGGCGTCATCGCCTCGGCCAGCGCGGCCTGGTGGCGATCGAGCACGCGCAGCAGCCGCAGCAAGGTGTCCAGCGCGGCCAGCGCGCTGCCTTCCAGCTGCGGCCAGGGCGCCACGCCGTCGATGTCGTCCTCGGCACCGCTGGCATGGCCGAGCAGCAGGCGGTCCAGCGCAAAGCGCCAGGTGTAGGCATCGTCGCCAGGCGCCTGGTGCTGGCGCCGGTGCACCGCATCCAGCCCCCAGCGCGCGCCGGCGCCGTGCAGCCAGCCACGCAGGCGCTCCAGCCCGGCTTCGTCCAGCCCGGCGGCCTCGGCGATCGGTGCACTGGCCAGCAGGTCCAGGATCTCGTGCAGGCCAAAGCGCGAAATCGGCAGGCCCAGCAAGGTGAGGAACACATCGGCCAACGGCTCGCTGGCCAGCGGGCTGGCGTCGGCCAGTGCGTACGGCAGCCCGTCATCGCTGCCATGGCCACCGAACACCGCGTCCAGATACGGCACGTACGGGTCGATGTCCGGCGACAGCACCGCGATCTCGCGCGGCTGCAGCGGCGGGTCGAAGCGCGCATCGTCCAGCAACGCGCGCAGTTGGTCGTGCAGCACCTGCAGCTCGCGCAACCGCGTGTGGCAGGCGTGCACCTGCAGGCTGGGGTCGTGCAGGTTCACCGCCGGCAACACGGGCGGCACGGCCGGGGCGTGGCGATGGAACAGGTCGCTCTGCATGCGCCGCAGCAGGCTGTCGCCCAGGCCACCCTCGGCCAGCGTGCGACGGCCGGCGTCCAGCGGGTCGGCGTAGGCGGCGATCTCGGCCAGCGGGTGCACCACTTCGTAATCGCCGACCAATGCCATGAAATCGCGCCCGGCCGCGCCCCAGGCCTGCAGCAACGGGTTTTCCTGCACCTGCTCGGCGAACAACGCCACCGCCCCGCCCTCGCGGCGGCGCTGCCACAGCGTCTGCAGATCGCCCCAATAGCCTTGCGTGGGCGTGGGCAGATAGAAATGCAGCGTACCCACCCGCGCCTGCGTGGCCAGCACGCGCAGCACGTCCGGGGACACATTGAGGATGGCGAAGGCAAACAACCGCTTCGGCAAACCCTGCGGCAGCGGGCCGTCCGGGCGCGCATAACGGTCCAGATACTGGCCGATGCGGCGCGCACGGTACTGCCGCCCGCCGGCGATGCTGCGCCACAGCCGCGCCTGCGGGTCGTCCGCGTCGGCACCGCTTTCCCAGCGCAGCAACCAGTCGCGCCGCCAGGCCTGGTATTTCTCGAACACGCTGCCCAGCTCGCCGGCCAGCGCCCACGGCTTGAGCGCATCGCCATCGGCCAGATACCCGGCCAACGGCGCCAACGCCGCATCGCTGCCCAGCTCGCCTTGCAGGGTCTGGTACAGGCGCCACTGCGTGGTGGCCATGTCCAGGTCGTCGTCGGCCGGGCCGAGATTGCGCTCCAGCGCGCGCGCGACGAATTCGCCGGGCGTGAGGAATTCCAGATTCGCCGCCACCCCGTGCTCGGCCGCCAGCGTGGACTGCAGCCAGCGCCGCATCGCCACCTGCGGAATCAGCACCACCTCCGGCTGCAACACCGGTTGTTCCGGCACCGGCCGGCGCAGTTCTTCGGCGAGCAAGGCGGCCAGGGTATCCAGCGCGTTGGACGGGTACAGACGGAAATCGGGCGCGGACGTGGCATGCATGCGTGCGGCATTGTGCCGGATGCAGGCGAGATGCGCAGTCTGGGGAGGCGTATGCGTGCATTGCGCACTGCGCCCCGCAGAGCGCAATGCACGTTGCCTGGTGCGGTCGCTACATCGCCACTGCAATGATCGCTGTCATGCCCTCTGTATGGACCTACAGCGCTGCACCACTAGTCCCGGCGACGGGCATACCCACTCGCCGGCTGCACGCTCCTAAGCGACGCACCCGACAAACGCGAAGGACCGTACATCTGCACGGCCCTTCGCATTGCTCACTGCCCGTCGACAGACGCGATCAGTATTTCTTTTCCAGGTTGATCATCCAGGTCTGATCGTTGCCGCTGTCGCCGTCGGTGATGCCGCGGTATTCCAGCCGCGTCGACAAGCCTTGTTCGGTCAGCAAGGCCGCACCGATACCGACCATCAGGCGGTTGCGATCGAACGCGTTCTGACCGGTGCGATACACCGGGCCACCGATGATGTCGGCATAGCCCAGCGTTGCGTCGCCGCGGCCCTGGAAGTCGCGCTGATACTCCACGCGGACCTGCGGGGTCAGGCGTCCCCAGGCCACATCGCGGCGCCATTCCAGGCGCAGGCCCAGGTTGCCGGTGGTGGTGGCCACATCCATGTCGTCATAGCGCAGCGCGAACGGCGCGATGCCATCTTCGACGTAGCCATCCAGGGTTGCCCGCGCCACATCCACCCGCGCATACGGGGTGATCTGCAGATTGCCGCGTTGCA
The nucleotide sequence above comes from Xanthomonas campestris pv. campestris str. ATCC 33913. Encoded proteins:
- the recC gene encoding exodeoxyribonuclease V subunit gamma, whose amino-acid sequence is MHATSAPDFRLYPSNALDTLAALLAEELRRPVPEQPVLQPEVVLIPQVAMRRWLQSTLAAEHGVAANLEFLTPGEFVARALERNLGPADDDLDMATTQWRLYQTLQGELGSDAALAPLAGYLADGDALKPWALAGELGSVFEKYQAWRRDWLLRWESGADADDPQARLWRSIAGGRQYRARRIGQYLDRYARPDGPLPQGLPKRLFAFAILNVSPDVLRVLATQARVGTLHFYLPTPTQGYWGDLQTLWQRRREGGAVALFAEQVQENPLLQAWGAAGRDFMALVGDYEVVHPLAEIAAYADPLDAGRRTLAEGGLGDSLLRRMQSDLFHRHAPAVPPVLPAVNLHDPSLQVHACHTRLRELQVLHDQLRALLDDARFDPPLQPREIAVLSPDIDPYVPYLDAVFGGHGSDDGLPYALADASPLASEPLADVFLTLLGLPISRFGLHEILDLLASAPIAEAAGLDEAGLERLRGWLHGAGARWGLDAVHRRQHQAPGDDAYTWRFALDRLLLGHASGAEDDIDGVAPWPQLEGSALAALDTLLRLLRVLDRHQAALAEAMTPVQWRECLLGLLEALIPAAPSAPRAQRALERLRTLIDQFARDAVRAEYAGNVPAEVVRAHFAAVLGESDTRAPLLTGGISFGRMVPMRLLPFRAICLLGMNDGDFPRRDPAAGLNRLTAELGTERRRHGDRSTREDDRFLFLQLFASAQEVFYLSYLGADARDGTVREPSVLVSELLGSAAQYHADPKAIDALVVRHPLQPFAAAAFGAVGEDGADPRRFSYRRQWRPAVDSLAGQRQPLAPWVAGALPADASVLPASVSIDDLRRLFADPAGQFLRHRLGMRLPDPAGEDSDLEPLLAPTRGLEQYGLQQQVFEAALAGDADGLYERLRARALLPSGPLGRRQLDERLRQLRPYADVFRQWRGEAPAQSQRLQVEIDGTNVHGRVPGWYANGVGRVQVGALSGRSAIRDGLEWLLLRAAGERVPFVRFFEHDDSLGPHPIDPEPLSQTQARAALGELLQLYRQGLQTPLAFAPYSSWKYHQAARNDELDKAIKDAHGQWQSSFGWSESHSPELRLVTRGRDPFGDAQQFVDFARTSHQLFALLEDGSAPAPLDPARVIESWRQWRGAQDDAE